The segment AGCGTCCGTACAATTCACCTTTATACTCGAAGAGAGTGAGGAACTGTCGCCACGTCGCGTACTGCTTGTTACGAGCGTTGTGTGACTGCTCCAACATCCCCTTCACGTCTAATTGATGGTTTGGTGCGGCGATTCATCCCTCCCTACTCGCTCGCGTTACTCAATCCTTGAGGAAAGGGCATCCTCGCCTCAATTCTGGTAATCCACACAGGGACTTGCTCGTCGTTTTCGTCGAAGATACAAGAACCTCGTATGGAACACCGAGCACTGGCTTCGTGGACGGGTTGCATTGTTTCAATTCTGTAGTGGGTTTTTCCCTTCTGCGACACTAGCAGCGGCAACTACAGGTCAGTATGGGGTATGGAGGATCTGGCGGAACTATTCTGGTGACACCCTATTCAGATCAGTATCCTTCTCTATATCGAGTTTCCCATCATAGTATAGATATAATGACGCGAAAGTCTCCGGGCTTGCCCGGCGTAGCTTGAAGTCGTCGAATCTCTGTTCGGAAACAAGGCCGTAGCGTGGGTCTGTCTCATACAGGTCATATATCCCAGATGTCCTTACGCCATGGTACATCTCCCGGATCGCAGTCTTTGCTGTCTCCGGAAGGTATCCCATCCCGCTTGCCAGCGATGACAGAATGATTGATGCAAATGATGGTTCGTTTGCGAGTGACGAGGCAGAATTGAAGTCTGGATAGTCTTTCCCGAGTATGTCTGCGCTCAGTCTGGAGACATATCTCTTGTGAATACGCTTGTCAATCAATTCGCTCAACTCTACATCTTTTAGGAGGTCAAGATACTCGCGGTCCCACAGTGGGAACCAGCGATCAAAACCGAGATAGTCGTACTCGTGATCGAATACCAGATATTTCGCCGTCCTCTCTTGTGAGTACCATGCCGAGAGTGCTTCTGCCACAACCTCGCCCGGCTCTTCGCGTGTATCCTTGTAGGCGGCTGTTGGGATAGCATCGATGATTCGATTTTCGAGGTGGTCCGTCATGCTCTCGCTGATAGCGTTGTCACTCCACATTCCGTAATGTGACTCCCAAATTTCTGTTTGGAATTGCGATTTGGACATCGTGCCTGAATTTGTGAGATGCGGGGGGAAAGAAGGGCCGCCGTGCGGGATCGGCAAGTGACCACGAACGTCCACCGCATCGTCTGGCACGATGGAATGCGACTGTAATATCTGAAGGACAACCGTCTCATGAATATTAGGAATACTTGATAAATAATCCACCTCCGTGCAAAATTCCTCCCACTCATCCGATGTGGCAAAGTCTCGGAAGTCGTTGTGAGTTGGCGATATCGTGATATGGTCGTAGTTGAGTTTGTCTACGATCTCCTGAGCTATTTGGACGTCGGTTGGCGACCCTGACGGCAGGTCATGGGTATAAAGGATAACATTATCATATTCGAGCCTCGAGAGCATCAGCGCAATCAAGCGCGAGTCGTAACCGCCAGAGAGCGAGACAAGTGCCGTTCGGCCATCAAGGGCCCGTACGAACCGTCGGAAGGCCGAAATCAGGACACCATCAATTTCCTCGAATGTTGGATTCCGACCCCCATCTCCAAGAGTCAGCGTATGGTATTTCTCTTGGCGGTTGATAGTCGGCGTGCCAGTGTTATCGAAGACGACCCATTCACCCGCCCTTAGTTGATTAACACCTGTACTTAGTGTATCTTGGCCAGTTACATATCCTGTGAAAAGATACTCTGTCACTGCAGTCGCGTCATATCCGCATGACAGTTGTGTATGAATCCACTGCGCTGAATCGCTGAGGTAGACTTTGCCATCGTGGAGAGCATAAAACAGTGGAGTACTGGAGAGGTGATCGACTGCTGCGATGATCTCCCCTTCCATCTCATGGACGAACGCGAAATGACCATTGAGCTGGTCGAGCACGGAGCGTAGGTCAGCGGTTGATGTGGTGTCTGAGAGTAATTTTGCTATCTCCTCTGAGGACTTGTATTGCCCATCGTAAAACGCAGATCCACGAACATATGTCGCCTTTATGGAGTCCCATGTATCATCATGAACGAACTTGACCGCTGTAACCTGACTGTTGTCTGTGAAAGTCATATCTGCATGTATCGTTTCCGTAATGTAAAACCAGTTGGTGTAATATATGGTAGGTCAGCAGTGAGCGATTCACGACGTGTTGTCTTTGACGATCGTGTTAGTTTCAGTCCCAGTCGCGTTGACACCACTGGTATTCTCGAAGTGGTTGTTTTTGATTTTGGAGCCGTTCGGGGCCTCTACGGTGAGTCCGCTTCCCACATTTGAGCCGATAAAAGTGACACGACAATCGGACACATCGCCACCATAGGCCGATGTCGAGATCGAAATCAGGTCAGCGCCGCCCGCGTCCCCCTCATGCCGTCCGACGATCTCGCTAATTCGGTAGCCGTGAACGCTGTTATCGGACGGGATTGACAGGATCTGGTCGCCGTTCGAGATCTCATACAGCAGGTCATCTCTCACGTACGACTATCACGAGGGGACCGGTTTCTTCTCGACCGTTCAGTCGAGATACGTGCCCTGTATCTCGCACGCGGCGCTGAACAGTAACCGTTTCTGACAGAGCCGCCAACGGTCAGGACGCAAACCTACTGAGTAGGTATTTCGCTTGGAATTGCTCGAAACCAACACCGTGAGAAGGGGTCTATGACACCCTCGGTCCCAACGTATACCTACCCGAAAATGAACTCGACGCCCGCTTCGAGTCGTCCAGTGAGAGGGTGTCAAGCAGGTTGTCGAGGGTATCCAGTCGAATTTGCTGTTCTCTTCGGATCCTCTGCAAGAGGGATAGAGACACCGGAAAGTGATATCGACGTTGCAGTGGCTTTCGATGGTGATCGATCTCCACAGGAACGACTCGAGTTGCGAATCGACCTCGTCGTCGAATTAACCAAAGCACTCGAAATGGATGCGGTGGACGTCGCAGATTTCGAGTCGATTCGACCCGATATTGGACTCTCTGCGCTTCAGACCGGAACCGTCCTCGTCGGTGAGAAAGACCAGATTGAACAGCTCTTCGACGAACTCGAGCAGGAAGTGACCACTGATGAGGAAACACACGAAGATCGAATGCGACGGTTCGACTCGATACTCGAGCAACTCGAGGCAAACGTAGCGTGACGGTCTCAGACGAAGACGAGGCGCGTATTTTACAGAAAACAGAGTACGTTCAAGAGTCGATGACAGTCTTAGCAAGAAAGCAATCTCTCGACGAAAGGACGTATCGACACAGTCGAGAACAGCGAGCGATCGTCGAACGAGAGTTCCAGACGGCAATCGAAGCGTGCCTCGATATCGCAGCTATTCTGATTACGTCCATCGACGAACCCATGGCCGAGACAAACGCGGGACGATTCAGCCAACTCGAAGCAAGCGGCATGTTGTCACAGCGAACCAGTGAGCAAATGCAGAAAGCAGCTGGGTTTCGAAATATTCTCGCACACAACTACGGTGAGGATATCGATGACGCCGTCTATACCACCACCTCCAGAACGAACTCAAGTGGTTCGTACAATATCTCCGTGAAGTCCGAGAGTATCTAGAAAATGGACGGTAAATGCCGGTCTGGATCAGGTGGGTAGTACCTATTGCAATTCCAACTTTCGGAGAACCACCAGACCAAATTGAGAGGTGCAGTCGAAGCTGTCGCTCCTCGAGCGGCGGCTGATACTATAAGTTAATCCACCGTGTATCTGAAACTATGCGAGACGACGCTCGCGTCTCAACTGCGACATTTCCTGATAGCATCGACCTCGAAGGAATGCGGTCGGTGCTCGCGGAGACCGATGTTCGATACGCCGTGGCGTTCGGTTCATATACAACCGGATCGGAAACTGCGTCGTCGGATTTCGACGTGTGCGTGTGATTCGCCGACGAGTGCTCGAGACGCGAGCGATTTCGACAGCGGAATCGAATCGATAGTACGCTCCAGTCGTACGCCGAGCCGTTCGTGGATGTCAGTGATCCCGAGACGATCCCGGACACTGTTGCACTGAATGCACTCCGGGAAGGGGTCCTCCTGTACGGCGACGGTGCAATGAAAGGTGGATGAACGACGACTCGAACGCCAAGTCGATGCTGAGAGCGAGCAACGCGATCGACAGTGCCGCGAATTCATCGATCGACTTGCCGAGGGCAACGTCTGCTGGTCGACGAAAACGTCGTCGTCGATCGACTCGAGTTGATCAACCAGTACACGAACGAATGCAAGGAGATGCGAGATGTATCCAAATCTGCGTATCTCGACGATATCGTGCTCCAGTGTGCTGTTGAGCGGTCACTTATGAACGCGATGCAGTCCTGTATCGATCTGGCGAGCCACATCCGACCGACAGAGGACCTCGGCACTACCGAGACCTCTCGCGAAGAAACCGAAGCGCTGGTCGACGTCGAGATCATTTCCACTGAAACCGGCTCGAAGCTCGCGGAGGCAGTCGGATTTCGAACCCATCTCGCGCCCCGATACGGTGATGTCGATCACGATCTGGTGTACGATGTCGTGCAGGACGATCTCGAGTGGATCGATCGATTTCAGCAGGAAATCGCAGTGTGGTTTCGAAATCGATGATCCGACGTCGATGTCTCCGGGGAGACTCAAGACAACGAGATACCTCCAGTGGAGACACCCGGCGTCCACAGTCAGGCTTGTCCTCGTTGAGTCCCGCTCCCTCGAGAGAGGCCCAGATTTCAGGCCGTGAACTACAATACGAAATGCTTCGGTATCGAGGCGACGTACCGGCTCTCCGAGCAAAGCATTGCAACGACAACAATGCAAATCCGGTGGTTCGGCTGTTGTACGTCGTTGTGAGTTTGCTGGTACAGAACGCTCGGCGGTATCTGCAGTGGGAATACGTGGCGACGCCCCGCCGTGGTGGGCGTCACCTCTGGTCGTGGTCGTTCAAGGAGTTCATCAAGATGCTGTGCCAGGCAGCATGGACTGCCCTCGCGGTACGTCGGGCCGTCCCTGCAAATCGGCCACCGGACGATCGGTTCCACCGCTAATGACCGATTGGGCCATCCTTCCTGCGAGTGGCAACGCTGTCGCGGCGGCGGCTGACCGCCGCCGACAGCGACGGCTCTGTCCGATCTTTGGTCAGAACTACCGTCAATCACTACCGGTCAGGATGAAACTGTGGCTTCAGTCCAAGTGGCATAGACGCTTTGTGAGGTACTGAGAGTTCCTAGTGGGATAAGAAAACGAACGGATATCAGGGGGGATTGGCTTTGCCTTACTCTTCGTTAGAGAACCCCTCCTTGATGGTCTCCGACGACACCTCTTGAGAGTTCATCTCATCCTCTGAGACAAACGTGATGTCCTCTCCGTTTTCAAGTACGGTCATGTTCTCTGTGGAGATCTGTGTACTACTAAGCTCTCCAGAGGACACGAACGTGGCCGACTCCCCGCTTTCCGTTTCTGTCGTGTTTTCTGCGAAGTACTGCGTCTTGTTGAACTCTCCGGAGGAGATGAACTCTGACGGTCCGTCAGAGATCACCAAGTCGCCTGATGACGGTTTTGCCGTTCGCACGTCGTCAGCTGTTTTGACGTTCTGGAGTTGTTCGACAGTGACTACCGACTGCGAGTCCATCTCAATGACAGCCATGACTCGTGGTGCTGCAGTCTCTTGTGGTGCGACATACACCTGAAGTTCATCTCCAAGTGCCTCAACTTGGAAGTGAACCGAAGCGCTGTCCTCAAAGTAGCTGGTCACGTTCTCATTCGCCCATGCGAGTTGCTGAGCATCCTTCACTTCTTGTTCGCTCAGTCTGTCATGGGGGTCGATAACTTCACTTGTGTGATTTTCAGGCAATACCTCGTCCACGGACGAAGGATTGGCATCCATCATCTGCGGACCTGGGGAAACCGACGCAGCGACGACACCGCTTGCACCGAAAGCAAGTAGTCCCGCCACCACGAGCGTGAGTATGTTATTTCGCATGGTTTTGATTTGTGCGTGGCGAACCGAGACGGGAGGGCCGATATCTACTGGTCAGGAGGACCCACGGCCATGGCGCCCCGATTCGCCTTGCTCACACCTTGTCTGAAAGACCATATATTCATTAATTGTAATAGGTTCGAAAGTAGTTTGCAACGGGTTTGAAAGCCATTTCCGCCAGTTTCTGGGTAGAGTTAGTCACTGCAAATGAATCGTATTCCCCATGCCGCTCCGCTTTCGCTCTACGAGCTCCCGGTGTTCTAGTTTGTCAAGAGTGCGACTGACAGTTGCCTTCGAGAGATCAGTCTCCTCTACGAGGTTCCGTTGTGCCAACTCCCCGTCAGCCTCGATCAGTAATTCGTAGATGATCTCTTGATTATTTGAAAGTGTTTCGAGTGTCTTTTCCCACCGCTCTTCGTCTGCTGGTGGATTAACCGTATGGTTGGATTGCTCTGTTGGGGCTGCGACGCCGCTAGTTATCTCGACGGGTGAGTGTGTTTGATCCTGATTCTGCTGGGTAAGCACGTGTGCTTGGTTATGAATGATAAGATACGTGCCACTGCTACCACAGGCGAAAGCGGCGGTCGCGATGACGGCCACTTCACGGTAGGTGAAGTACTCGCCGACAGTCGTCGTCTGTGTACCATCTCCTCCAAGTGAGACCATGACCGGAGATGGAGTGATCAGTTGAATGGCTAAAACAAGGATGGCAGCAAGAAACAAAACCGCTGCCAGCAGATGGGTATGTTGGAGGGCTCGGAAATTCATAGGGAAATCATGCGCCACCGGGATTTTATGTCCATCGATCTACACGGCCGTATTTGGCCTTAAAACTGCCGTGAAACGCGTTTCCAACTAGTTTCAAACGCGTTCCACCCCAGTGTTGATGAGATGTTTCACCTAAATAGTACACCATGAATGAAGTCATCCGCTCGCGCATGCTCGTTCTGGTCGGGCTTGCCGTGATTGGTGTCGGATTAGCAGGGATCGGGACCACACTCGGTATGACCGGACCACTCTCGAGCACTGGCACGCCTGCTGAATTTGTCGTATCCGATGACAACATCACATTCACATCAGATGACATACAAGAAACCGTCGTGGATGACCTCTCGAACGTGAGTAAGATAACGGTCGAAGAGACTGATTCCGGCCAGTACACAATCCAAACGAAAGAAGATCAACCGCTGGATGAAAAAGAGCGCAAGCGGGCACGGACGATTGCGATGACCAATGAAACAGTGAACGAAGCACTCGAGGAAATGGATCGGTATGAACTCTCAGTCGAGCCAGTTCAGAAACTGAACCTTTCTGCTTCCAGTGTCCAGTCTTACGATACCGTCATTGGAGTCAACGAGACAAAGGATACCACCGCAAGCAGTAATATGACTATTGTGAACACCACCGACGACCACAGCGACGAGTCAGTAATCATTGGTCGTAGCCCCAGCTACGTTGAGGATCGTGCTGTCGTGCGCATTCGACACCCTGGAGAAGATTCGCCACACGATCTGAAATACACTGTCGATATCGACCTCGCGGATAGGACGGTCACAGATATCACGGATTGGAATGATGTTTGATGGGAATCGACATCAGTTAATGTAATTCGTGAACCGAATACAAACGAGACTGTTAGTCGGCCTTAATATCTGATATTCACTGGGCCATCGCCCCGTTTTGGTCTGTATTGGGCTTACGCGATTCACGCCCCCCTTCTCAGGCCTCGGTCCGATAGAGTGGTGACGATCCGACGTTCTGTCAGTGAGTTTTCTCGCCGGCACTGCCAAATCGAGAAAAACCGGAGGAGGAAGGCAGTGTATTTTCGATGGGTGCGTTGAATCAGGTGAAGCACCTCGGGGCTTGTCCCCCGAGGCTTCACTTCTTGGTGAGTTCCGCGGCGAATGCCATCGCCAGTTTTCAGATACCCGCGATCGCGAGAACGCCGGTTGTGAAGGGAACCGTCGACGGCGAAGTCGATGTACTGCCGCTCGAGCCCATCCGTAGGCGTTTGCTAATTATAGTGGTCGATCTCGTTTCACGCCCTATGTGCCCGCTCACCCGCTCCAGCGGAGACGATCTCCAGTCTCAAAACGAACGATTCGCGCGGTCCAGTCGGTCGGCGAGACGGCCTCGAACGAACGGTCGCTCGAGTAACAGATGCCACTGATCGACGACGACGGCGATCTCTTCGGCGTCGTCAACGTCGTCGACGCGCTCGTCGCTCTCGTGTTGCTCGCCGTGCTCGTCGCGGGGGTCGCGCTCGTCGTAAATGGCAGCGGATCGGCAAATGTATCGGCGGATCTCGACGAACCGGAAACGAGATACGCGACCGTCGAACTCGGTGACCAACCGGACTACGTCGTCGAGCACCTCAGCGAGGGCGATACCGCCCTCGCCCGGGGCTGGGACTCCGAGGGGGCAGCGGCGAACGTGACGGTGACGGACGTCTCCGTTATCCCCCCAACCGGAGACCAAACGAACGCCTCGGCGGACGTGACGGTTCGCGTCGTACTCGAGGGGGTGGCCCCCGAAGATGACGGCGAACGAACTGCGTTTCTTGTCGACGGTACCCCGCTCACGCTCGGGAGCGAACTCCGACTCGATCTGGGCACGTACGCCACGAGCGGGACGGTAACTGCCCTCGACTCGGACGAAGACGCGCTCGCGCCCGAAGAAACCACGACCGACGCCGAAGTCGAACTCCGAAACGTTACTCCCGCGGTTGCAGACGGACTCGAGGAGGGGATGTCCGAAACCGTTCGCGGCGAGACGGTCGCGACGCTCCAGTCGGTCGAGAGCGAACCGGCGACCGTCGTCCTCGAGAGCGACGGCGGCAATATTTACGAGCGAGAGCATCCCCGAAATATGGACGTGACGCTGACGGTCGAATTGGCGACGACGGAAACCGAGACCGGGACGAGCTTTCGGGGGAGACAACTCGCGATCGGAACGCCCATCGTCCTCGATTTCGACACGGTGACCGTCGACGGCGAGATAACCGCCCTCAAGTGAGTACGCGCGGCTGAATCCGATTAAAGTGACCTCTCGAGACGGCTAGTCGTCACTCTTCACTGCAAGCTGTTCCTTTCGATATCGCGCTTCCTGCTCGTCTAGCACCGCCTGTCGCTTCCGTTTCGCCGTTTCGGAGAGCATTTCCTCGGACCACTCGAACCCGCCGTCGGTCTCGAGTTCGACCGATTCGACCCCGGGAAGCCCACCGACCCGGCCCTCGACCTCCTCGAAAAAGTACGGGACCATGTGACAGGCCGGCGTCGTCAGCCGCATCGAAACCTGCACGCGACTCCCGGACACGTCGATGGACTTCACCAGTCCCATCTCGACGATATCGAGATTCGATCCGGTCGCGGCGCTGCACGGGTCGACGATCTCCCGAAGCGATTCCCGTACCGCACGAACCGTCGTCATGGCGACGCCACCTCGAATCCGGTGGTCGACCACGGCTCCTCGACCAACGCCGCGTCGCTGTACTCGTCGTCGGTCGTCCGCGCCTCGAGTTCGTCGAGATCGAACCCGTGCGCGTCAGCGAAGTTCTCGCCGAGGATCTTTCGTTTGTCCGCCTGCGTGATGGTGAAACTCCCGCTGAGGCTCTCCATCTCCGGGAAGTCGAATTCCCAGAATCGCTCGAGCAACAGCTGTGGATGAAAGTGCGGCGCGCCGGTTCCCCAGATGATCTTGTCGATCGCGCGTTTGCCGCCGGCGTAGAGGAGATCCTGCATCGTCTCCGCGAACGTCTTCGGCGTCGTCACCGCCTCCGCGAGGGTCAACTCGAGATTGACGTAGACGTTCGGGAACCGCGCGATCTGCCAGCCGGTCTCTCGAGCGAACGTCAGGCCGCCGTGGACGATTTCGAAGGTGAGATCGGGAAAGCTCGCTGCGGCCTCCTCGACGTCGCCGACCTCGTAGGAGTCCATCGGAACCGCGCCGAAGGGCATCGCCTTGTGGACGGCGACGACGTCGAGCCCGAGATCGGCGACGTGTTCCCACAGCGGAAACGCCACCTCCGGGTCGTCCATCGTGAACTTGTGGTGGGTCCCACTTTCCTCCCAGTAGGAGGGGTAGACTTTCACGCCGTGGGGGTCGAACGCTTCGACCTGTCGTGTCAGTTCGGCTTGTGGGTCGTCGAGTCCCACCGCGTCGATGCTTCCCAGGGCAGCGCCCCGCGTCGGGTTGCGCTCGACGAACGCTTGTGCTTTCTCGAGGGCCGTCAACCCGTCGTGAAAGACCGTAATCGATTGCGGATGAAACACCGAGAAATCCGTCTGGCTCTCCCGGAACAGCACGTCCTCGGTGTATTCGACCGGCCAATCGCTCAGAAACGTCTCCGGCGTCCGTTTGTATTGTTCGGGCATCGCGTCCTCGAGTCCGATCCCGATGTCTGCGACTTGCTCCGCATACCTCGGAACGCGGAAGTTCGATTCGGCCTGGTTGTACGCGTGGGAAACGGCGTCGACAACGAACACATCGTCAAGAGTCCCCATACAGTGGCAAGAGTGAGCATACAACATAAACTTCAGGACTGAGTGCTATCGCCAGTAGAAGATACCTCACGGATTCGACTGTGACCCGACCGACTCACTCTCGTCTTCGAAAGTACTGGCCACGAGCGATACCCCACGTCATCGAGGAGCAATCGAAACGTCCTCCGTTGCTGTCCATCAGGTGACTACCTATCGTCGTCTCGACGGCACCGAACTCGTTGTCGCAGACGAGGGCCCGAGAATCCCGGGTCGCAAGCGAGCAATACTCGACTCCGGAGCGGAAACGCAACTCGAACACGGAACCGGTATCGGACTCTGGTTTGTTAATTGGGCCGTCACGCAACTGGGCGGCGAACTCATGTCCAGTTGACAAGGACCCGACGGGAAGCGTTGTGACGATCCATCTGTACGGGCAGACCAACCGAACGCCTCGGATCGCGACCTCGGAGAACCGCAGGCCGCCGCATCTGATTCATACCCGACCGATAACGGGGAATGAGACTGGCGGTTTTCGGATAGTGTTAGTCTGATGTGGATGCCACGGTGGGTATACTAAAGGCTCGAGCCAGCGGGCTTTCCACCCTCCCGGCTCCGTGCGCCGGAAATGATCTTGTAGACGTGAATCGGGACGAGTAGGAGCCCCAACATCAGATAGTTGAGCGTGAAGAAGTTAATCACGGCCAGTTTTGTCCGGCCAACGTAGTAGTACGCGACCGGCGAAAGTATGATTCCGAGTACGATTGCGACTGGCAGAGACTTATCTGCAATCGCCAGATAGTGGCTTTCGTCGTCGGAGGTCGCATTCGTGGCCATTGGTATCAGCGGGAGGTTGATCGAAGCCGGTAGAGCGCGTATCCGATTACGGTTGCGGCGACGACGATGCTCGCGATTTTCGTCTTGGCTTTCTCCATACTCGGTCGAACGGAGGCTAATGAAATAGATCCGAAGCCGGGATCTCAGCCATGGAAACACCCACCCAGAAGAATACGATTCTGGAGGGATATTCCCCTCTGTATCGTGGTGAGAACGATGCTGTTTCGGGAACAGAGACATCGCCATCGAATTTTTCCTGCCATGTTCGTATTAGTCGTTTATGCCATGTGGAGAGTACGATATCGGCGGGCTCGATCTATCTGACGACCACTACACTGTCGAACAAAATCTGGTTCGAAACAAGTACCGTGCGTTCGACGACGATGGGAACACCGTTCTCAAGGGAAAGCAAAAGACGTTCGCGCTCAAAGACGAGTTCCCATTCGTCAATGCGGATGGAATGGAGGTCTTCACCGTCAAAGCACAACAGATTCGTGACTACGAGGGTGAGTACGTCCTCACGGACGCCCAGAGTGGGGACGACATCGTCGTCCTCAAGCACGAGTACTCAATACTCGAGCAGATAACGGGAGCGACTTGGAAAATCTGCGACGTGGACATCGACACCAAGCTGGCGGAGATCACGTCCCGAAAGTTCGTCGGGCTATTCCGGACTGGACTATTAGGTAATTTGATCCCACACCACTACGAGATCACTGATGCAACTGGCGACCACGTTGGAACGATATCGGGGCAGCTTTCGATGAAGGATCGTTACGACGTGGACATCGATGATGCAAGCTCGGTCCCTCGAGAGCCAGTCGTGGTTGCTGCAATGGTTATCGACGCTATCGAAGGGAACTAGAGTCAGTCTGTACAACGCTCTCTCGGTTGGGTATCGGCGTTTCTCACCGAGAGAACTGCCACGAACGTTTACTATTTTCGCTCCAGGATTTCAGATAGCTTTCCATGACTACGCAGAATCCGGGCGATGGGTCCCGATCGAGACGAACGTTTCTCGCTACAAGCGGTGCCACGGTGCTGGCTGCGACAGCGGGTTGCACGACTGTCGTGGACTTTATCGGGGATCAACTGCTCGAGGAGGTCAACGTGTTCAACGAAACGAATCGGAAAATCGCCGGTTCGATTACGATCGAGAGCCCTGCTGGTGAGACTGTACTCGATGGCACGTTCGATCTCATTTCCT is part of the Halostagnicola kamekurae genome and harbors:
- the hepT gene encoding type VII toxin-antitoxin system HepT family RNase toxin, with translation MTVSDEDEARILQKTEYVQESMTVLARKQSLDERTYRHSREQRAIVEREFQTAIEACLDIAAILITSIDEPMAETNAGRFSQLEASGMLSQRTSEQMQKAAGFRNILAHNYGEDIDDAVYTTTSRTNSSGSYNISVKSESI
- a CDS encoding helix-turn-helix transcriptional regulator, producing MNFRALQHTHLLAAVLFLAAILVLAIQLITPSPVMVSLGGDGTQTTTVGEYFTYREVAVIATAAFACGSSGTYLIIHNQAHVLTQQNQDQTHSPVEITSGVAAPTEQSNHTVNPPADEERWEKTLETLSNNQEIIYELLIEADGELAQRNLVEETDLSKATVSRTLDKLEHRELVERKRSGMGNTIHLQ
- the hepT gene encoding type VII toxin-antitoxin system HepT family RNase toxin, encoding MPRIHRSTCRGQRLLVDENVVVDRLELINQYTNECKEMRDVSKSAYLDDIVLQCAVERSLMNAMQSCIDLASHIRPTEDLGTTETSREETEALVDVEIISTETGSKLAEAVGFRTHLAPRYGDVDHDLVYDVVQDDLEWIDRFQQEIAVWFRNR
- a CDS encoding metal-sulfur cluster assembly factor, with protein sequence MTTVRAVRESLREIVDPCSAATGSNLDIVEMGLVKSIDVSGSRVQVSMRLTTPACHMVPYFFEEVEGRVGGLPGVESVELETDGGFEWSEEMLSETAKRKRQAVLDEQEARYRKEQLAVKSDD
- the mntA gene encoding type VII toxin-antitoxin system MntA family adenylyltransferase antitoxin; protein product: MNSTPASSRPVRGCQAGCRGYPVEFAVLFGSSARGIETPESDIDVAVAFDGDRSPQERLELRIDLVVELTKALEMDAVDVADFESIRPDIGLSALQTGTVLVGEKDQIEQLFDELEQEVTTDEETHEDRMRRFDSILEQLEANVA
- a CDS encoding DUF4330 family protein — its product is MPLIDDDGDLFGVVNVVDALVALVLLAVLVAGVALVVNGSGSANVSADLDEPETRYATVELGDQPDYVVEHLSEGDTALARGWDSEGAAANVTVTDVSVIPPTGDQTNASADVTVRVVLEGVAPEDDGERTAFLVDGTPLTLGSELRLDLGTYATSGTVTALDSDEDALAPEETTTDAEVELRNVTPAVADGLEEGMSETVRGETVATLQSVESEPATVVLESDGGNIYEREHPRNMDVTLTVELATTETETGTSFRGRQLAIGTPIVLDFDTVTVDGEITALK
- a CDS encoding amidohydrolase family protein produces the protein MGTLDDVFVVDAVSHAYNQAESNFRVPRYAEQVADIGIGLEDAMPEQYKRTPETFLSDWPVEYTEDVLFRESQTDFSVFHPQSITVFHDGLTALEKAQAFVERNPTRGAALGSIDAVGLDDPQAELTRQVEAFDPHGVKVYPSYWEESGTHHKFTMDDPEVAFPLWEHVADLGLDVVAVHKAMPFGAVPMDSYEVGDVEEAAASFPDLTFEIVHGGLTFARETGWQIARFPNVYVNLELTLAEAVTTPKTFAETMQDLLYAGGKRAIDKIIWGTGAPHFHPQLLLERFWEFDFPEMESLSGSFTITQADKRKILGENFADAHGFDLDELEARTTDDEYSDAALVEEPWSTTGFEVASP